One part of the Nitrosophilus kaiyonis genome encodes these proteins:
- the fliF gene encoding flagellar basal-body MS-ring/collar protein FliF yields MAFDINELGKKIIEFTKSEKFLKNLLIGLGFAAIIVLLSIIVLKNVSKEDYGVLYTNLSPDDAGSILSVLQEERIPYKIEGDGSIILVPEKKIYDVRLKLAAKGLPSSKVVGFEIFEEPKMGATHFQENINYIRAIEGELTRTIKQLDAVQNAKVNIALPQTSIFAREEDEAKASVVIKLWPGRDLTKEQIKSIVFLVSHAVPKLKPENVTVVDNLGRVLSDKLAENENGKFLETVDVKKKIEKDLEKRIQSMLARAIGPQNVVVRATVDIETAKINQQDEVYDPEKVAVVSERKIQEKEKGYKPKEQGAPGTPTNVPPVINTSNLKNITKDRSKKDVTTNYNVSKSLIQTQKNIFKIKKISVGVLVDGKYITKKDSNGTEIKQFVPRSKEELASYEELIKSAVGFDPKRGDVVTVVSVPFEAPKTVEIETEVLSKKDMALLLVIGGLALVLFVLLIIFAIKASKAKKAAKLAEEKALAESMKSMEKLHEKESEILNLEAEPAYQKILQMVDENPELIANMISKWIKEEK; encoded by the coding sequence TTGGCTTTTGATATAAATGAGTTAGGTAAAAAAATAATTGAATTTACAAAAAGTGAAAAATTTTTAAAAAATCTTTTAATAGGGCTTGGTTTTGCTGCTATTATTGTATTACTTTCTATAATTGTTTTAAAAAATGTTTCAAAAGAAGATTATGGTGTTTTATATACTAATTTAAGTCCTGATGATGCTGGAAGCATATTAAGTGTTTTACAAGAGGAGAGAATTCCCTATAAAATAGAAGGTGATGGTTCAATTATATTGGTCCCAGAAAAAAAGATATATGATGTAAGATTGAAGCTTGCTGCAAAAGGTTTGCCTTCATCAAAAGTAGTTGGCTTTGAGATATTTGAAGAGCCTAAAATGGGTGCTACTCATTTTCAAGAAAATATTAATTATATAAGAGCTATAGAAGGAGAATTAACAAGAACAATAAAGCAGCTTGATGCTGTTCAAAATGCTAAAGTAAATATAGCTCTCCCACAAACTTCTATATTTGCTAGAGAAGAGGATGAGGCAAAAGCATCAGTTGTAATAAAATTGTGGCCGGGAAGAGATTTAACGAAAGAACAAATTAAATCAATAGTTTTTTTGGTATCTCATGCTGTACCAAAATTAAAGCCCGAAAATGTTACAGTTGTAGATAATCTTGGAAGAGTGTTATCTGATAAACTTGCAGAAAATGAAAATGGAAAATTTTTAGAAACAGTAGATGTAAAGAAAAAAATTGAAAAAGATTTAGAAAAAAGAATTCAATCAATGCTAGCTAGAGCTATTGGTCCTCAAAATGTTGTTGTGAGAGCAACTGTTGATATAGAAACGGCAAAAATAAATCAGCAAGATGAAGTTTATGATCCAGAAAAAGTTGCAGTAGTAAGTGAGAGAAAGATTCAAGAAAAAGAAAAAGGCTATAAACCAAAAGAGCAGGGTGCACCTGGAACCCCAACAAATGTACCTCCAGTTATAAATACATCAAATTTGAAAAATATTACAAAAGATAGAAGTAAAAAAGATGTTACAACTAACTATAACGTATCAAAATCGTTAATTCAGACACAAAAAAATATTTTTAAAATTAAAAAAATAAGTGTTGGAGTTCTTGTTGATGGAAAATATATAACAAAAAAAGATTCAAATGGTACAGAAATTAAACAATTTGTGCCAAGAAGTAAAGAAGAACTTGCTTCTTATGAAGAACTTATTAAAAGTGCTGTTGGATTTGATCCAAAAAGAGGAGATGTAGTTACTGTTGTTAGTGTGCCTTTTGAAGCACCAAAAACAGTTGAAATTGAAACAGAAGTTTTATCTAAAAAAGATATGGCTCTTCTTTTAGTTATTGGTGGGCTGGCTTTAGTGCTATTTGTGTTATTAATTATTTTTGCGATAAAAGCTTCAAAGGCAAAAAAAGCTGCTAAACTTGCGGAGGAAAAAGCCTTAGCTGAATCAATGAAGAGTATGGAAAAACTTCATGAAAAAGAGAGTGAAATATTAAATTTAGAAGCTGAACCAGCATATCAAAAGATTTTACAAATGGTAGATGAAAATCCAGAACTTATCGCTAATATGATTAGTAAATGGATAAAAGAAGAAAAATAA
- the fliE gene encoding flagellar hook-basal body complex protein FliE, which translates to MKVHSISNDFVPFDKIENQKKEDIKGFDEILKDFIGKVNSDLKEAGVAEEKLISGDVKNLEELMYKIEKADISLRLITEIRNKALESYQDIMRMQV; encoded by the coding sequence ATGAAAGTTCACTCAATTTCGAATGATTTTGTACCATTTGATAAGATAGAAAATCAAAAAAAAGAAGATATTAAAGGTTTTGATGAAATTTTAAAAGATTTTATTGGAAAAGTTAATAGTGATTTAAAAGAGGCTGGAGTTGCTGAAGAGAAGTTGATTAGCGGTGATGTTAAGAATCTTGAAGAGTTAATGTATAAAATAGAAAAAGCTGATATCTCTTTGAGATTAATTACAGAGATAAGAAATAAGGCTCTAGAGAGTTATCAAGATATTATGAGAATGCAGGTATAG
- the flgC gene encoding flagellar basal body rod protein FlgC, whose translation MLFKGLEIATTGMSAQKARMDIISSNLANINSTKDKDGLPYKRKIPVFEAIYEQESEKYKNIPLAKVHIKKVIEDPAPFKLKYDPTNPLADKNGFVKLPNIDPMREMVDMISAMRTYEANITAFNTHKDMLLKSLEIIKV comes from the coding sequence ATGCTATTTAAAGGTCTTGAAATCGCAACAACAGGTATGTCAGCACAAAAAGCAAGAATGGATATAATATCAAGCAATTTAGCTAATATTAATAGTACAAAAGATAAAGATGGTCTTCCATATAAGAGAAAAATCCCAGTTTTTGAAGCAATTTATGAACAAGAGAGTGAAAAATATAAGAATATTCCTTTAGCAAAAGTTCATATTAAAAAAGTTATTGAAGATCCTGCCCCTTTTAAATTAAAATATGATCCTACAAATCCTTTAGCAGATAAGAATGGATTTGTTAAGCTGCCAAATATAGATCCAATGAGAGAGATGGTTGATATGATATCGGCTATGAGAACATATGAAGCAAATATTACTGCTTTTAATACTCATAAAGATATGCTTTTAAAATCTTTAGAAATAATAAAAGTGTGA
- the flgB gene encoding flagellar basal body rod protein FlgB, whose protein sequence is MSEMFQKTQMLSKTASFYLDRTKVIQSNIANADTPGFKPKDLVFEKILDDQIELKKTDPKHIDPKSNNKMEKKLITEGRYQGYDENMVDIQKELAKLAESSIMYKSAVEAMKKEFSKLKLSISGR, encoded by the coding sequence ATGAGTGAAATGTTTCAAAAAACGCAAATGCTCTCAAAAACAGCCTCCTTCTATCTTGATAGAACAAAAGTTATTCAAAGCAATATAGCTAATGCAGATACTCCAGGTTTTAAACCTAAAGATTTAGTATTTGAAAAAATTTTAGATGATCAAATTGAATTGAAAAAAACAGATCCAAAACATATAGATCCAAAATCTAATAATAAAATGGAAAAAAAGCTTATTACTGAGGGAAGATATCAAGGATATGATGAAAATATGGTTGATATACAAAAAGAGCTTGCAAAACTTGCTGAGAGTTCAATAATGTATAAATCAGCAGTTGAAGCAATGAAAAAAGAGTTTTCAAAACTTAAATTATCTATTAGTGGGAGATAA
- a CDS encoding tetratricopeptide repeat protein — MFWHKIFLFFILFVFIYPSFASLEKNSSKSYENNISIKEKTKLEEFVFKNAVKDYRYGSYYEALDEFLKILKNPKSPYYKKSLLMLGKVYLQIAKRTGIKKYLWTADSYLNLYAAKEENLDWDYYYTKANIYETLEFYEKALANYKISLFKTKKENEQIKSVIAILRVAVWLHKLDLVTKYMVLLNVENLKKEQKKEILFLRGMQLFVDEKYKDAFKYFLKTYRDFESYLIDNPQYYYLVAETAYRMGNIKFAEQLFRRILNLIKNREVLKKALLRMGDIGLRKGDIKSATNYYYQLISKYPKSKEATVAKLKLISLIIRDETLKEKLKNIMKEAEFIKDPDGFVVKTLVKNRTNYIGRFALGNFGVIVFEIGSDKLFKRLGWELSLISVDRLNYEQKEYIKDLWSSYLLVLESKKMCKLYGSNEKFFKSLFSQEVLLKIANDLKFCKENSKRVDLLEYILNRWKNDENRFKLAQALYESRDFDKSIKVLNKINKKDCKYFKLFSKNCIMKENFDNICLNSMRSCKKYCGYGDFESLIIYKFAQIKSKSGDSIEFIKRYSKEIAKRFEKDEIVKKFVKAYSEKLINESKYTYLINILEPISKNLKDSCYIDSLLAISYIRTGKMNYAKEIINKIKDCNENWSKIAKNIYESELLRLRIENE; from the coding sequence ATGTTTTGGCATAAAATTTTTCTATTTTTTATTCTATTTGTTTTCATTTATCCTTCTTTTGCTTCGCTTGAGAAAAATAGTTCAAAATCTTATGAAAATAATATATCGATAAAAGAAAAAACTAAATTAGAAGAGTTTGTTTTTAAAAATGCTGTCAAAGACTATAGATATGGCTCTTATTATGAAGCTTTAGATGAGTTTTTAAAAATTTTAAAAAATCCAAAATCCCCTTATTATAAAAAAAGCCTATTAATGCTTGGTAAAGTTTATCTACAAATAGCAAAAAGAACAGGAATAAAAAAATATTTATGGACTGCAGATTCCTATTTAAATCTTTATGCAGCAAAAGAGGAAAATCTTGATTGGGATTATTATTATACAAAAGCAAATATTTATGAAACTTTAGAGTTTTATGAGAAAGCTTTGGCAAATTATAAGATATCTCTTTTTAAAACAAAAAAAGAAAATGAACAGATAAAAAGTGTTATAGCGATATTAAGAGTTGCAGTTTGGCTTCATAAACTTGATCTTGTTACAAAATATATGGTTTTATTAAATGTGGAAAATCTGAAAAAAGAGCAGAAAAAAGAGATCCTTTTTTTAAGAGGAATGCAGCTTTTTGTAGATGAAAAATATAAAGATGCATTTAAATATTTTCTGAAAACTTATAGAGATTTTGAATCTTATCTAATTGATAATCCACAGTATTACTATTTAGTGGCTGAAACAGCTTATAGAATGGGTAATATCAAATTTGCTGAGCAGCTTTTTAGAAGAATATTAAATCTTATTAAAAATAGGGAAGTTTTAAAAAAAGCTCTTTTAAGAATGGGTGATATTGGGCTTAGAAAAGGGGATATAAAAAGCGCTACTAACTACTATTATCAGTTGATTTCTAAATATCCAAAATCAAAAGAGGCAACAGTAGCTAAATTAAAACTAATTTCGCTTATTATTAGAGATGAAACTCTAAAAGAAAAATTAAAAAATATTATGAAAGAAGCAGAGTTTATAAAAGATCCAGATGGATTTGTTGTTAAAACACTTGTAAAAAATAGAACGAATTATATAGGTAGATTTGCATTGGGAAATTTTGGCGTTATTGTTTTTGAAATAGGAAGTGATAAACTTTTTAAACGTTTGGGATGGGAATTATCTTTAATTTCAGTAGATAGATTAAATTATGAGCAAAAAGAGTATATAAAAGATTTATGGAGTAGCTATCTTCTTGTACTTGAATCAAAAAAAATGTGTAAACTTTATGGCTCAAATGAAAAATTTTTTAAATCTCTTTTTTCTCAAGAGGTATTATTAAAAATAGCAAATGATTTGAAATTTTGTAAAGAAAATAGCAAAAGAGTTGATTTGCTTGAATATATTCTTAACAGATGGAAAAATGATGAGAATAGATTTAAATTGGCTCAGGCTTTATATGAGAGTAGAGATTTTGATAAAAGCATAAAAGTTTTAAATAAAATAAATAAAAAAGATTGTAAATATTTCAAACTTTTTAGTAAAAATTGCATTATGAAAGAAAATTTTGATAATATTTGTTTAAACAGTATGAGAAGTTGCAAAAAATATTGTGGATATGGAGATTTTGAATCTTTAATAATTTATAAATTTGCTCAAATTAAGAGTAAATCAGGCGACTCCATTGAGTTTATAAAAAGATATTCAAAAGAGATAGCAAAAAGATTTGAAAAGGATGAGATTGTTAAGAAATTTGTTAAGGCATATTCTGAAAAGCTTATAAATGAGTCAAAATACACATATTTAATAAATATATTAGAACCTATTTCTAAAAATTTAAAAGATAGTTGTTATATTGATTCTTTATTAGCCATTTCTTATATAAGAACTGGTAAAATGAATTATGCAAAAGAGATAATTAATAAAATAAAAGATTGTAATGAAAATTGGTCAAAAATTGCAAAAAATATATATGAATCTGAGCTACTTAGATTAAGGATCGAAAATGAGTGA